Proteins from a single region of Bos javanicus breed banteng chromosome 7, ARS-OSU_banteng_1.0, whole genome shotgun sequence:
- the LOC133250294 gene encoding large ribosomal subunit protein uL22-like gives MVRYSLDPENPTKSCKSRGSNLRVQFKNTRETAQAIKGMHIRKATKYLKDVTLKKQCVPFRRYNGGVGRCAQAKQWGWTQGRWPKKSAEFLLHMLKNAESNAELKGLDVDSLVIEHIQVNKAPKMRRRTYRAHGQINPYMSSPCHIEMILTEKEQIVPKPEEEVAQKKKISQKKLKKQKLMARE, from the coding sequence ATGGTGCGCTATTCACTTGACccagaaaaccccacaaaatcatGCAAATCAAGAGGTTCAAATCTTCGTGTTCAGTTTAAGAACACTCGTGAAACTGCCCAGGCCATAAAGGGTATGCATATCCGAAAAGCCACCAAGTATCTGAAGGATGTCACTTTAAAGAAGCAATGTGTGCCATTCCGTCGTTACAATGGTGGAGTTGGTAGGTGTGCACAGGCTAAACAGTGGGGCTGGACGCAGGGTCGGTGGCCCAAAAAGAGTGCTGAATTTTTACTACACATGCTCAAAAATGCAGAGAGTAATGCTGAACTTAAGGGCTTAGATGTAGATTCTCTGGTCATTGAGCACATCCAGGTGAACAAAGCCCCCAAGATGCGGCGCAGGACTTACAGAGCTCACGGTCAGATCAACCCCTACATGAGCTCTCCATGCCACATTGAGATGATCcttactgaaaaagaacagattgttcctaaaccagaagaggaggttgcacagaagaaaaagatatcccagaagaaactgaagaaacaaaaacttatggCCCGGGAATAA
- the GRM6 gene encoding metabotropic glutamate receptor 6 codes for MAGVPALLPLLLALAQAGVVGAAGSVRLAGGLTLGGLFPVHARGAAGRACGQLKKEQGVHRLEAMLYALDRVNADPELLPGVRLGARLLDTCSRDTYALEQALSFVQALIRGRDGEEAAVRCPGGVPPLRTAPPERVVAVVGASASSVSIMVANVLRLFAIPQISYASTAPELSDSTRYDFFSRVVPPDSYQAQAMVDIVRALGWNYVSTLASEGNYGESGVEAFVQISREAGGVCIAQSIKIPREPKPGEFNKVIKRLMETPNARGIIIFANEDDIRRVLEAARQANLTGHFLWVGSDSWGAKISPVLNLEDVAVGAITILPKRASIDGFDQYFMTRSLENNRRNIWFAEFWEENFNCKLTSSGTQSDDSTRKCTGEERIGRDSAYEQEGKVQFVIDAVYAIAHALHSMHQALCPGHTGLCPAMEPTDGRTLLQYIRAVRFNGSAGTPVMFNENGDAPGRYDIFQYQATNGSAGSGSYQAVGQWAETLRLDVEALQWSGDPREVPESLCSLPCGPGERKKMVKGVPCCWHCEACDGYRFQVDEFTCEACPGHMRPTRNHTGCRPTPVVRLSWSSPWAAPPLLLAVLGIMATTTVVATFVRHNNTPIVRASGRELSYVLLTGIFLIYAITFLMVAEPGAAVCATRRLFLGLGTSLSYSALLTKTNRIYRIFEQGKRSVTPPPFISPTSQLVITFSLTSVQVVGVLAWLGAQPPHSVIDYEEQRTVDPEQARGVLKCDMSDMSLIGCLGYSLLLMVTCTVYAIKARGVPETFNEAKPIGFTMYTTCIIWLAFVPIFFGTAQSAEKIYIQTTTLTVSLSLSASVSLGMLYVPKTYVILFHPEQNVQKRKRSLKTTSTVAAPPKGEDSEAPGSK; via the exons ATGGCCGGGGTCCCggcgctgctgccgctgctgctggcGCTGGCGCAGGCGGGAGTGGTGGGCGCCGCGGGCTCCGTGCGCTTGGCGGGCGGCCTCACGCTGGGCGGACTGTTCCCGGTGCACGCTCGCGGCGCGGCGGGAAGGGCGTGCGGGCAACTGAAGAAGGAGCAGGGCGTGCACCGGCTCGAGGCCATGCTGTACGCCCTGGACCGCGTGAACGCCGACCCCGAGCTGCTGCCCGGGGTGCGCCTGGGCGCCAGGCTGCTCGACACCTGCTCGCGGGACACGTACGCGCTGGAGCAGGCGCTGAGCTTCGTGCAGGCGCTGATCCGCGGCCGCGACGGCGAAGAGGCTGCCGTGCGCTGCCCCGGCGGGGTCCCCCCGCTGCGCACCGCGCCCCCGGAGCGCGTGGTGGCTGTCGTGGGCGCCTCGGCCAGCTCTGTCTCCATCATGGTCGCCAACGTGCTGCGCCTATTCGCG ATCCCCCAGATCAGCTACGCTTCCACGGCCCCTGAGCTCAGCGACTCCACACGCTATGACTTCTTCTCCCGCGTGGTGCCTCCTGACTCCTACCAGGCCCAGGCCATGGTGGACATAGTGCGGGCATTGGGATGGAACTACGTGTCCACGCTGGCCTCTGAGGGCAACTATGGCGAGAGTGGGGTTGAGGCTTTTGTGCAGATCTCTCGAGAGGCTG GGGGGGTCTGTATTGCCCAGTCCATCAAGATTCCCAGGGAACCAAAACCAGGAGAATTCAATAAAGTGATCAAGAGACTCATGGAGACACCGAACGCCCGGGGCATCATCATCTTCGCCAACGAGGATGACATCAG GAGGGTTCTGGAGGCTGCACGCCAGGCCAACCTGACTGGCCACTTCCTGTGGGTTGGCTCAGACAGCTGGGGAGCCAAGATCTCACCTGTCCTGAACCTGGAGGATGTGGCTGTGGGAGCTATCACCATCCTGCCCAAAAGGGCCTCCATTGATG gATTTGACCAGTACTTCATGACTCGATCCTTGGAGAACAACCGCCGAAACATCTGGTTTGCTGAGTTCTGGGAAGAGAATTTTAACTGCAAACTGACTAGCTCAGGTACCCAGTCTGACGATTCCACTCGCAAATGCACAG GTGAGGAACGCATCGGCCGGGACTCTGCCTACGAGCAGGAAGGGAAGGTGCAGTTTGTGATTGATGCTGTGTACGCCATTGCCCACGCCCTCCACAGCAtgcaccaggctctctgtcccggGCACACAGGCCTGTGCCCAGCAATGGAGCCCACTGATGGTCGGACACTGCTGCAGTATATTCGAGCCGTGCGTTTCAATG GCAGCGCAGGAACCCCTGTGATGTTCAATGAGAATGGGGACGCGCCTGGGCGATATGACATCTTCCAGTACCAGGCGACCAATGGCAGTGCAGGCAGTGGCAGCTACCAGGCGGTGGGCCAGTGGGCGGAGACCCTCAGGCTGGAT GTGGAAGCACTGCAGTGGTCAGGAGACCCCCGAGAGGTGCCCGAGTCTCTGTGCAGCCTCCCCTGTGGGCCGGGGGAGCGGAAAAAGATGGTGAAGGGCGTCCCCTGCTGTTGGCACTGCGAGGCCTGCGACGGGTACCGCTTCCAGGTGGACGAGTTCACTTGCGAGGCCTGCCCAGGGCACATGAGGCCCACGCGCAACCACACGGGCTGCCGCCCCACGCCGGTGGTCCGCCTCTCCTGGTCCTCGCCCTGGGCGGCCCCGCCCCTCCTCTTGGCCGTGCTGGGCATCATGGCCACCACCACGGTGGTGGCCACCTTTGTGCGGCACAACAACACACCCATCGTCCGCGCCTCTGGCCGTGAGCTCAGCTACGTCCTCCTCACCGGCATCTTCCTCATCTATGCCATCACCTTCCTCATGGTGGCTGAGCCCGGAGCGGCCGTCTGCGCCACCCGCAGACTCTTCCTCGGCCTTGGCACCTCCCTCAGCTACTCGGCCCTGCTCACCAAGACCAACCGCATCTACCGCATCTTTGAGCAAGGGAAGCGCTCCGTCACGCCTCCGCCTTTCATCAGCCCCACTTCGCAGCTCGTCATCACCTTCAGCCTCACTTCCGTGCAG GTGGTCGGAGTGTTGGCCTGGCTGGGGGCCCAGCCCCCGCACAGTGTGATTGACTACGAAGAGCAGCGGACGGTGGACCCAGAACAGGCCAGAGGCGTGCTCAAGTGCGACATGTCCGATATGTCCCTCATTGGTTGCCTGGGCTACAGCCTCTTGCTCATGGTCACATGCACGGTGTATGCCATCAAGGCCCGTGGCGTGCCCGAGACCTTCAACGAGGCCAAGCCCATTGGCTTCACCATGTACACCACCTGTATCATCTGGCTGGCTTTTGTGCCTATCTTCTTTGGCACTGCCCAATCTGCTGAAAAG ATCTACATCCAAACCACGACACTGACTGTGTCCTTAAGCCTGAGCGCGTCCGTGTCCCTCGGCATGCTCTATGTACCCAAGACCTACGTCATCCTCTTCCACCCGGAGCAGAACGTGCAGAAGCGGAAACGGAGCCTCAAGACGACCTCCACAGTGGCAGCCCCACCCAAGGGTGAGGACTCAGAGGCCCCAGGTAGCAAGTAG